The Paraflavitalea devenefica DNA segment TAAGCTTTGAAGGCCAGGAAGGAACCGTAGGATCAGTATATAAATGGGAAAGTAAAGAAGTGGGCACCGGCAATCAAACCATCACCAGGCTGGACCAACCTGGCAGGGTAGAATCCCATATTCATTTTATTAAACCTTTTAAAGGGGAAGCAGATGTATTTATTGACCTGCAGGAAACAGGCAACGCCACTAAAGTAACCTGGGGATTCAATACAGAATATGCTTACCCGATGAATGCCATGTTATTGGTCATGAACATGGACAAAATGATGGGGG contains these protein-coding regions:
- a CDS encoding SRPBCC family protein — encoded protein: MKKFFKIVGIVILVLIVVVLVAGLIAPKKYHLEREISINAPREKIWPQVSSLPNTHKWNPWSEQDPNIKVSFEGQEGTVGSVYKWESKEVGTGNQTITRLDQPGRVESHIHFIKPFKGEADVFIDLQETGNATKVTWGFNTEYAYPMNAMLLVMNMDKMMGDAYDKGLANLKRISESN